A genomic region of Runella rosea contains the following coding sequences:
- a CDS encoding 5-(carboxyamino)imidazole ribonucleotide synthase, with protein sequence MKQKVGVLGGGQLGLMLLQAAIDWNLNVKILDAADAPCAAIAPEFVEGSLQDYDAVYQFGQDVEVLTIEIEKVNVEALEALEREGKKVFPQPHVIRLIQDKRLQKQFYREYGLPTADFVLTANREDVRNYADFLPAFHKLGKDGYDGKGVQRIASPADFDKAFDAPGLLEKAVDFDKELAVIVARNERGEVATFPTVEMVFHPEANLVEYLFAPADISPEIERQAEELAKKTAQAIGIVGLLAVEMFLTKDGQVLINEVAPRPHNSGHHTIRANFTSQFEQHWRAILDFPLGDTTAYTPAAMVNLLGEEGHTGPAHYEGMEEILATHGVFPFLYGKKITKPFRKMGHITVTDSNLAKLKEKAEWVRGALKVVTK encoded by the coding sequence ATTAAACAAAAAGTAGGCGTTTTAGGTGGTGGCCAATTGGGCCTGATGCTGCTACAAGCCGCGATTGACTGGAATTTAAACGTCAAGATTTTAGACGCTGCCGATGCGCCCTGCGCTGCCATTGCGCCTGAGTTTGTGGAAGGCTCGTTGCAGGATTATGACGCAGTGTATCAATTCGGGCAGGATGTGGAAGTGCTGACCATTGAGATTGAAAAAGTAAACGTGGAAGCATTGGAAGCCCTCGAACGCGAAGGGAAAAAAGTGTTTCCGCAGCCGCACGTCATTCGATTGATTCAGGACAAACGCTTACAAAAGCAATTTTATCGTGAATATGGCCTCCCTACCGCCGATTTTGTGCTGACAGCAAATCGCGAAGATGTGCGTAATTATGCCGATTTTCTGCCCGCTTTTCACAAGTTAGGCAAAGACGGATACGATGGTAAAGGTGTGCAGCGAATTGCTTCGCCCGCTGATTTTGATAAGGCGTTTGACGCGCCAGGGTTACTGGAAAAAGCCGTTGATTTTGACAAAGAATTGGCCGTGATTGTGGCCAGAAATGAAAGGGGAGAAGTAGCTACATTTCCAACGGTCGAAATGGTTTTCCATCCTGAAGCCAACTTAGTCGAGTATCTTTTTGCCCCTGCCGATATTTCACCTGAAATCGAAAGACAAGCTGAAGAATTGGCCAAAAAAACCGCGCAAGCCATTGGTATTGTGGGGCTTTTGGCGGTGGAGATGTTTTTGACCAAAGACGGCCAAGTGCTTATTAACGAGGTAGCACCGCGCCCGCACAACAGTGGCCACCACACCATTCGCGCCAATTTTACTTCGCAGTTTGAGCAGCATTGGCGGGCTATTTTAGACTTTCCGTTGGGCGATACTACGGCCTACACGCCTGCCGCCATGGTTAATTTGCTCGGTGAAGAAGGCCACACTGGCCCGGCGCATTATGAGGGGATGGAAGAAATACTGGCTACCCATGGCGTATTTCCGTTTTTATACGGCAAAAAAATCACCAAGCCTTTCCGTAAAATGGGCCATATTACCGTGACGGATAGTAATTTGGCAAAGCTGAAAGAAAAAGCCGAATGGGTGAGAGGGGCGTTGAAAGTGGTGACCAAATAA
- a CDS encoding nucleotidyltransferase family protein produces the protein MKPTLLILAAGMGSRYGGIKQLDQFGPNGETIIDYSLYDAIRAGFGKVVFIIREELRADFEEVFGPKLKGKIDYDYAIQGFQSYVPVELGEIERAKPWGTGHAMLCGWEQTQTPFAIINADDFYGLEAFQLVSDFLNTSADDSEHTLIAYEVKKTLSENGTVSRGVCEVNDEGYLDVVTERTKIFPQEGKIYFEESGELTELGPETPVSMNFWGFKPSVFPITQTLFSDYARNNYNAPKAEFYIPVVATHLIKSGLGKLKVIPNASEWFGVTYPEDKPTVQAALKKLHEEGKYPNQLW, from the coding sequence ATGAAACCCACCCTCTTAATACTTGCCGCTGGCATGGGCAGCCGCTACGGCGGAATCAAACAACTCGACCAATTTGGCCCCAACGGCGAAACCATCATTGACTACTCTCTCTACGACGCCATCCGGGCTGGTTTTGGCAAAGTTGTCTTTATTATTCGCGAAGAACTTCGTGCTGATTTTGAAGAAGTATTTGGTCCCAAACTCAAAGGAAAAATTGACTACGATTACGCCATTCAGGGCTTCCAAAGCTACGTGCCCGTGGAGTTAGGAGAAATCGAACGCGCCAAACCTTGGGGAACAGGCCATGCCATGCTGTGTGGCTGGGAACAGACCCAAACGCCTTTTGCTATCATCAACGCCGATGATTTTTATGGACTCGAAGCCTTTCAACTCGTGTCGGATTTCCTCAACACCAGCGCAGACGACAGCGAGCATACGCTGATTGCGTACGAAGTCAAAAAGACCCTGTCGGAAAACGGTACTGTGTCGCGGGGGGTGTGTGAAGTCAACGATGAAGGTTATTTGGACGTGGTGACTGAGCGCACCAAAATTTTTCCGCAGGAAGGAAAAATCTATTTTGAAGAAAGCGGCGAGCTTACCGAACTTGGCCCCGAAACGCCCGTTTCGATGAATTTTTGGGGTTTTAAGCCATCTGTTTTCCCCATTACCCAGACACTTTTCTCTGATTATGCCCGCAATAACTACAATGCACCCAAAGCGGAGTTTTATATTCCGGTAGTAGCTACCCATTTGATTAAGAGTGGCTTAGGTAAACTTAAAGTCATTCCTAACGCTTCCGAATGGTTTGGCGTCACCTATCCAGAAGATAAACCCACCGTGCAGGCGGCATTGAAAAAACTGCATGAGGAGGGGAAGTACCCGAATCAATTGTGGTAA
- a CDS encoding Uma2 family endonuclease, with product MIEARDTAVLPKTLEEFMAWEPEDGYKYEWNDGELIKFVGMNKTQVFIYEVLNQLFIEKGFWKSGTLISEYDVQLTGIQMRRPDIAYLSKEQIKRTKLGEDEIPEFVIEIISGTDNANKVEEKTAEYFKAGVKVMWLIYPENKTVHVYTSRKHVQICTDDDICSAQPILPEFELSANAIFA from the coding sequence ATGATAGAAGCAAGAGATACCGCAGTTCTGCCCAAAACCTTGGAAGAGTTTATGGCGTGGGAGCCAGAAGATGGCTACAAATACGAATGGAATGACGGCGAGCTTATCAAATTTGTGGGCATGAATAAAACACAGGTTTTTATCTACGAGGTATTGAATCAGCTTTTTATTGAAAAGGGTTTTTGGAAATCAGGTACTTTGATTTCAGAATATGATGTACAGCTTACCGGTATTCAAATGAGAAGACCCGATATAGCATATCTTTCTAAAGAGCAAATAAAAAGAACGAAACTAGGTGAAGATGAGATACCAGAATTTGTGATAGAGATTATTTCTGGAACCGACAACGCCAATAAAGTCGAAGAAAAAACGGCTGAGTATTTTAAAGCAGGAGTCAAAGTTATGTGGTTGATTTATCCTGAAAATAAAACAGTTCATGTCTACACTTCACGTAAGCACGTACAAATCTGCACCGATGATGATATTTGTTCGGCCCAGCCGATTCTTCCCGAATTTGAGTTGAGTGCCAACGCAATTTTTGCTTAA
- a CDS encoding collagen-like protein: MKIFNYLSLALVLFVAACAGPQGDQGPVGPQGPAGPKGDPGTTGGTAFYSTNWVSVSKQSFITNYKKTERYSTIGLQGGAIQTYLTQKTMDGGMVFLYNRTAANKAFVNAVPWDTYFNDAHVTYSFAMEPGLISAFISFSKDVDVNQFFVDEEFRAVIVPPATGARLGHVNWKDYNEVKKVLNLKD; the protein is encoded by the coding sequence ATGAAAATTTTCAATTATTTATCGCTTGCATTAGTGCTGTTTGTTGCGGCTTGCGCTGGTCCCCAAGGTGATCAAGGGCCCGTCGGGCCTCAAGGGCCTGCTGGGCCTAAAGGCGACCCAGGGACGACAGGCGGAACGGCCTTTTATTCAACCAATTGGGTGTCGGTTTCCAAACAATCTTTCATTACCAACTACAAAAAGACCGAGCGTTATTCTACCATTGGATTGCAAGGAGGCGCGATTCAGACGTACTTGACCCAAAAAACGATGGATGGCGGCATGGTATTTCTTTATAACCGCACCGCCGCCAATAAAGCGTTTGTAAACGCAGTGCCTTGGGACACGTATTTCAACGATGCCCACGTAACCTACTCTTTTGCCATGGAACCTGGCCTCATTTCTGCTTTTATTTCTTTTTCCAAGGATGTTGACGTAAACCAATTCTTTGTCGATGAAGAGTTTCGGGCGGTTATCGTTCCGCCAGCCACGGGCGCACGCCTTGGCCACGTCAATTGGAAAGATTATAATGAAGTCAAAAAAGTCCTTAACCTGAAGGATTAA
- the nadA gene encoding quinolinate synthase NadA has translation MEILEQVQKYGYVREAVAPEVDLVAEINRLRKEKNAVILAHYYVDGAIQDLADYIGDSLGLSQQAAATPADMIVFCGVHFMGETAKILSPEKKVVIPDLNAGCSLADSAPADKFAAFKAQYPDHLVLSYINCSAEIKALSDIIVTSSNAVKIVEQLPKDQKIIFAPDANLGRYVAKKTGRDMVLWDGACIVHVDISEAKLKALREKYPNALLVAHPECKDNILLQADFVGSTTAILKFVAETPHDEFIVATEAGILHKMKQAAAGTGKKIIPAPATENNTCACSECPYMKMNTVEKLYNALLYEQPEITVPEDIRLKAYESVNRMLEMSKNL, from the coding sequence ATGGAAATCCTTGAACAAGTACAAAAATATGGATACGTGCGCGAAGCAGTTGCGCCAGAAGTAGATTTAGTGGCAGAAATCAATCGGCTTCGTAAAGAAAAAAATGCCGTTATTTTGGCGCATTACTACGTCGATGGTGCCATTCAAGACTTGGCCGATTACATCGGCGATAGCCTCGGGCTTTCACAGCAGGCCGCTGCTACTCCTGCCGACATGATTGTTTTTTGCGGGGTACACTTCATGGGTGAAACGGCCAAAATCCTTAGCCCTGAAAAAAAAGTTGTGATTCCTGACCTGAACGCGGGCTGTTCATTGGCCGACTCGGCCCCTGCTGATAAGTTTGCGGCTTTCAAAGCGCAATATCCCGATCATTTGGTACTTTCTTATATCAACTGTTCGGCCGAAATCAAGGCATTGTCCGACATCATCGTGACTTCGTCCAATGCCGTCAAGATTGTGGAGCAATTGCCCAAAGACCAAAAAATTATCTTTGCACCCGACGCCAATTTAGGGCGGTACGTAGCCAAGAAAACGGGCCGTGATATGGTGTTGTGGGACGGCGCCTGTATCGTTCACGTTGATATTTCGGAAGCAAAACTGAAAGCCCTGCGTGAAAAATACCCGAATGCCTTGCTGGTAGCGCATCCTGAATGCAAAGACAACATCCTGCTTCAGGCCGATTTTGTGGGCTCAACCACCGCTATTCTGAAATTCGTGGCGGAAACGCCGCATGATGAGTTCATAGTAGCCACCGAAGCGGGAATTTTGCACAAAATGAAACAGGCAGCAGCAGGAACGGGCAAGAAAATCATTCCCGCCCCCGCCACCGAAAACAATACCTGCGCGTGCAGCGAGTGTCCGTATATGAAGATGAACACGGTCGAAAAACTATACAACGCCCTTCTGTACGAGCAACCCGAAATCACCGTTCCAGAAGACATTCGTCTGAAAGCCTACGAATCCGTCAATCGAATGCTGGAGATGAGCAAGAATTTGTAA
- a CDS encoding response regulator has protein sequence MIRVALFEDIKEIRELLSETIENSEGLFMTGAYANANDALKVMKRDRPDVVLMDIQMPGISGIEAVRTIKASFPEIQILMQTVFEDNARIFAAICAGASGYILKDASPERYLDAIIEVSQGGAPMSPVIARKVLTMFQGQNTAAPKEEYHELSPTEQKVLGCLVRGLSYKLIADECKISISTVNFHLKNIYRKLHVNSATEAISKALRQQLTSS, from the coding sequence ATGATACGTGTTGCGCTATTTGAGGATATAAAAGAAATTCGGGAACTCCTGTCTGAAACCATCGAAAACAGTGAAGGATTGTTTATGACGGGGGCTTATGCCAATGCAAATGATGCCTTGAAAGTCATGAAACGCGACCGACCCGATGTGGTGCTGATGGATATTCAAATGCCAGGCATATCGGGCATTGAGGCGGTGCGCACCATTAAGGCGAGCTTTCCAGAGATTCAGATTTTAATGCAGACCGTTTTTGAAGACAATGCGCGCATTTTTGCGGCGATTTGTGCGGGCGCTTCGGGATATATTTTAAAAGATGCCTCTCCCGAACGTTATTTGGACGCCATCATTGAGGTATCGCAGGGCGGAGCGCCCATGTCACCCGTGATAGCCCGGAAAGTATTGACGATGTTTCAGGGGCAAAACACTGCCGCTCCCAAGGAAGAATATCATGAGCTCAGCCCGACAGAACAAAAAGTACTGGGGTGTTTGGTGAGGGGATTGAGCTATAAATTGATTGCGGATGAATGCAAGATAAGCATCTCTACCGTCAATTTTCACCTCAAAAATATTTACCGTAAACTTCACGTTAACTCGGCCACTGAGGCCATTTCTAAAGCTCTTCGTCAGCAACTGACCAGTTCGTAG
- a CDS encoding zeta toxin translates to MLSDIEKCLANVESFVIETTLSTKSYVHLVHKAKKLGYEAILIYFWLEGPSHAIERVARRVRQGGHYIPNEVVIRRYWKGIKNLKELFIPIVDKWVPFDNSDYTEGHPLRIAEKLPDGNVIVENSDIWLKIKDNENN, encoded by the coding sequence ATGCTGAGCGATATTGAGAAATGCCTTGCTAACGTAGAGAGTTTTGTGATAGAAACAACTCTTTCAACAAAATCGTATGTTCATCTCGTTCATAAAGCTAAGAAACTGGGATACGAAGCTATATTGATTTATTTTTGGTTGGAAGGACCCAGTCATGCCATTGAAAGAGTGGCTCGTCGTGTTAGGCAGGGCGGTCATTATATTCCCAATGAGGTCGTTATAAGGCGATATTGGAAGGGGATAAAAAATTTAAAGGAATTGTTTATTCCCATTGTTGATAAATGGGTACCTTTTGATAACTCTGATTATACCGAAGGGCATCCTCTAAGGATTGCCGAAAAGTTGCCCGATGGAAATGTTATAGTTGAAAACTCTGATATTTGGTTAAAAATCAAGGACAATGAAAATAATTAG
- a CDS encoding 1,4-dihydroxy-2-naphthoyl-CoA synthase — translation MPNWITAKEYTDITYKKCDGVARIAFNRPEVRNAFRPKTTFELLDAFGDATHDPKVGVVLLSGEGPSPKDGIWAFCSGGDQKARQKGGYRAEDGRDRLNILEVQRQIRFMTKPVIAVVPGWAVGGGHSLHVVCDLTLASKEHAIFKQTDADVASYDAGYGSAYLARMIGQKRAREIFFLGRSYSAQEAFEMGMVNAVVPHEELEDTAFQWAQEILGKSPMAIRMLKFAFNLVDDGLVGQQLFAGEATRLGYMTEEAQEGRDAFLEKRKPNWDKFERFS, via the coding sequence ATGCCAAACTGGATTACGGCCAAAGAATATACGGATATTACTTACAAAAAATGCGACGGAGTAGCTCGCATCGCGTTTAACCGCCCTGAAGTGCGCAATGCCTTCCGTCCCAAAACTACCTTCGAACTCCTCGATGCCTTTGGTGATGCTACCCACGACCCCAAAGTAGGGGTGGTGTTGTTGTCGGGTGAGGGACCATCGCCCAAAGATGGCATTTGGGCATTTTGTTCGGGAGGAGACCAAAAAGCCCGTCAAAAAGGTGGCTATCGCGCCGAAGATGGCCGCGACCGCCTCAATATTTTGGAAGTACAACGCCAAATCCGTTTTATGACCAAACCCGTGATTGCGGTTGTGCCAGGTTGGGCCGTAGGTGGTGGACATAGCTTGCACGTTGTCTGCGACCTGACGTTAGCCAGCAAAGAACACGCGATTTTTAAACAAACCGATGCTGATGTTGCTAGTTATGACGCAGGATACGGTTCGGCCTATTTGGCACGGATGATTGGCCAGAAACGTGCCCGTGAAATTTTCTTTTTGGGGCGTAGTTATTCGGCCCAAGAAGCCTTCGAAATGGGTATGGTCAACGCCGTGGTTCCGCACGAAGAGCTGGAAGATACGGCCTTCCAATGGGCACAGGAAATTCTTGGAAAGAGCCCAATGGCGATCCGGATGTTGAAATTTGCTTTTAACCTCGTAGACGACGGCTTGGTCGGGCAGCAATTGTTTGCAGGAGAAGCGACGCGCTTGGGCTACATGACCGAAGAGGCGCAAGAGGGGCGCGATGCGTTCCTAGAAAAACGCAAACCCAACTGGGATAAGTTTGAGCGATTCTCGTAA
- a CDS encoding C1 family peptidase, with amino-acid sequence MKFNVLLPVLLLCLGSILGGYAQEEEEQEPETPVKKVNLQLLMQNASPLQKNKLTQLKSQAQSKKFSFTPRITSVLGADLTKITGYKVDKTLTADKMQKQIEAANKSLSESGEGGNVTTFSSAPPPPVFRTPNLPAIRNQESCGSCWAFAACGAAEISFRKKYNYSTNLAEQQLVDCATPAFDGCSGFFSEGAMTYMQLFGVLYETRYEYDARDTNRCRDNVPRRKHKLLAWSWLDANPFNMDDATAIKRAILRYGAVTCGIVATDAFCSYGGNEDEVFDEITPQDFKSEDVNHAVVIVGWDNNKGAWLVRNSWGTGWGNDGYAWVKYRHNGIGFNSVWVSGKKTWTNN; translated from the coding sequence ATGAAATTCAATGTTTTGTTGCCCGTTCTGTTACTTTGTTTGGGAAGTATTTTGGGTGGTTATGCCCAAGAGGAAGAAGAGCAAGAGCCAGAAACTCCCGTGAAGAAAGTGAATTTACAGCTGCTGATGCAAAATGCTTCGCCTTTGCAGAAAAACAAACTAACTCAGTTGAAATCGCAGGCCCAGTCCAAAAAGTTTTCGTTTACGCCCCGAATCACTTCGGTTTTGGGAGCCGATTTGACCAAAATTACGGGTTATAAAGTCGACAAAACATTAACGGCCGATAAAATGCAAAAGCAAATAGAGGCCGCTAATAAATCGTTGAGCGAATCGGGAGAAGGGGGCAATGTGACCACTTTTTCGTCGGCCCCGCCGCCACCAGTATTTAGAACTCCTAACCTCCCCGCCATCCGAAATCAGGAAAGTTGCGGAAGCTGCTGGGCCTTTGCGGCCTGTGGAGCAGCCGAAATAAGTTTTCGTAAAAAATACAATTATAGCACCAATTTGGCTGAACAACAGCTCGTTGACTGCGCTACGCCTGCGTTTGATGGTTGCTCAGGTTTTTTCTCGGAAGGGGCAATGACCTATATGCAGTTGTTTGGGGTATTGTACGAAACCCGTTATGAATACGATGCCCGTGATACTAACCGTTGCCGCGACAATGTGCCGCGACGGAAACACAAACTTTTGGCGTGGTCGTGGTTGGATGCAAATCCCTTTAATATGGACGATGCCACGGCCATCAAAAGGGCCATCCTACGCTATGGTGCAGTGACCTGCGGTATTGTGGCAACGGATGCATTTTGCAGCTATGGCGGTAACGAAGACGAAGTGTTTGACGAAATTACCCCGCAGGATTTCAAGTCCGAAGACGTCAATCATGCTGTGGTCATTGTGGGCTGGGACAACAACAAAGGGGCGTGGTTGGTTCGTAATTCGTGGGGAACGGGTTGGGGAAATGACGGCTACGCGTGGGTAAAATACCGCCACAATGGCATCGGGTTTAATTCTGTTTGGGTAAGCGGAAAAAAAACGTGGACCAACAACTAG
- a CDS encoding NAD(P)/FAD-dependent oxidoreductase — protein sequence MTPNLPKTELKRVVIVGAGFGGLVLARELSKRSDLQIVLIDKNNYHQFQPLFYQVAMAGLEPSSISFPLRKVFQSKNNVHIRVTEVVKIDTESNVIETKLGPVEYDFLVLATGADTNFFGMKNMIENAMPMKSVSEALALRNRMLQNFEDALSVETIEERHGLMNVVIVGGGPTGVEVAGTLAEMKRHILPKDYPELNFDSMQIYLYESSPEVLEVMSDQASKKAKQYLTDLGVNLRLGVRIIDFDGKYATTNTGDRIRTNNLIWAAGVKANAIEGIPVASIVRGGRVKVNQFSQVEGTKNIFALGDLALMTEEKYPNGHPQLAQPAMQQGELLAKNLVRMLKGQEMKPFVYKDLGSMATVGRNLAVVDLPFWKFQGFFAWLTWMFVHLISIVGVKNRLLIFINWLWNYATYDQSLRLIIKPKILKEKEPDVVKEIV from the coding sequence ATGACACCCAATCTCCCCAAAACTGAACTCAAGCGCGTCGTAATCGTGGGCGCAGGGTTTGGTGGGCTTGTGCTTGCGCGTGAGCTTTCAAAACGTTCTGATTTACAGATTGTACTGATTGATAAAAACAATTACCACCAATTCCAGCCGCTGTTTTATCAAGTAGCCATGGCGGGATTAGAGCCGAGTTCTATTTCTTTTCCGCTGCGTAAAGTATTTCAATCGAAGAATAACGTTCATATCAGGGTCACGGAAGTGGTGAAAATTGATACTGAATCCAACGTCATTGAAACAAAACTCGGACCCGTTGAATATGACTTTTTGGTATTGGCAACGGGCGCAGATACCAACTTTTTTGGCATGAAAAACATGATCGAAAATGCCATGCCCATGAAGTCGGTGTCGGAGGCGTTGGCGCTGCGTAACCGAATGTTACAAAATTTTGAGGATGCCCTCAGTGTGGAGACCATTGAAGAACGTCACGGCCTGATGAACGTGGTGATTGTGGGTGGTGGGCCAACGGGCGTAGAAGTGGCGGGTACATTGGCCGAAATGAAACGGCATATTTTGCCGAAAGATTATCCCGAATTAAACTTCGATTCGATGCAGATTTACCTGTACGAATCATCGCCCGAAGTACTGGAAGTGATGTCGGACCAAGCGTCTAAAAAAGCCAAGCAGTATTTGACCGATTTGGGCGTCAATCTGCGTCTGGGCGTTAGAATCATTGATTTTGACGGAAAATACGCCACCACCAATACGGGCGACCGCATCCGTACCAACAACCTAATTTGGGCGGCGGGCGTTAAGGCCAACGCTATTGAGGGTATTCCGGTGGCTTCTATCGTACGGGGAGGTCGGGTAAAAGTGAACCAGTTCAGTCAGGTTGAAGGCACGAAAAACATATTTGCGTTGGGAGATTTGGCTTTGATGACTGAAGAAAAATATCCCAATGGGCACCCTCAATTGGCGCAGCCTGCCATGCAGCAGGGCGAATTGCTCGCCAAAAATCTGGTACGAATGCTAAAGGGGCAGGAAATGAAACCGTTTGTTTATAAAGACTTAGGTTCGATGGCGACCGTGGGCCGCAATCTTGCCGTGGTAGACCTGCCTTTCTGGAAGTTTCAGGGATTTTTTGCGTGGTTGACTTGGATGTTTGTGCACCTTATCTCGATTGTTGGCGTTAAAAATCGTCTGTTAATTTTTATCAACTGGCTCTGGAATTACGCTACCTACGACCAATCCCTTCGGTTGATTATTAAACCTAAAATTTTGAAAGAAAAAGAACCTGATGTTGTAAAAGAAATCGTGTAG
- the yidD gene encoding membrane protein insertion efficiency factor YidD, which produces MKTILIFIVRAYQVALSPYLPNSCRYTPTCSHYMIQAVQKHGALKGGWLGLKRIASCHPWGGHGYDPVP; this is translated from the coding sequence ATGAAAACTATCCTCATCTTCATTGTACGGGCTTATCAGGTGGCGCTTTCGCCTTATCTGCCCAATTCGTGCCGCTATACGCCGACCTGCTCGCACTACATGATTCAGGCTGTTCAGAAACACGGCGCATTGAAAGGCGGTTGGTTGGGACTCAAGCGCATTGCAAGTTGCCACCCGTGGGGCGGGCATGGGTATGATCCCGTACCTTAA
- a CDS encoding prohibitin family protein, translating into MFLIVIGVILVIAGFAINTPSLAFAKFSRPVKVAGVVLAIFGVLTSCIKQVDAGSVGIQSLFGKVSNTVLSSGLNFVNPLVDVTLLDTKTQNYTMSAVHDEGDKTGDDAIRILTADGLQVEIDLTILYRVIPSEAPKIYREIGPTYVEKIVRPITRTRIRDNAVNYDAVALYSTKRDEFQARISKQIEQEFKARGIFLENVLIRNINLPESVKKTIESKINAEQESQKMQFVLSKEKQEAERKRVEAQGIADYQRIISESLTDRQLQYEQIKAQKELAASSNAKIIIMGGKGNVPVILGDK; encoded by the coding sequence ATGTTTCTGATTGTTATCGGAGTGATTTTGGTCATAGCAGGCTTTGCGATCAATACTCCATCGTTGGCGTTTGCCAAATTTTCCCGTCCTGTCAAGGTGGCGGGTGTTGTTTTGGCCATTTTCGGGGTTCTTACGTCGTGTATCAAGCAGGTTGATGCGGGTTCGGTGGGGATTCAATCCCTGTTTGGAAAGGTAAGCAATACCGTATTGAGCAGTGGTTTGAATTTTGTTAACCCGCTCGTGGATGTTACGTTATTGGATACCAAAACCCAAAATTATACCATGTCGGCCGTACATGATGAGGGGGATAAAACAGGCGACGACGCGATCCGTATTCTGACGGCCGACGGACTTCAGGTTGAAATAGATTTAACGATTCTCTATCGCGTTATTCCTTCTGAAGCGCCCAAAATTTACCGCGAGATCGGACCTACGTACGTGGAGAAAATCGTACGGCCCATTACCCGCACGCGCATCCGTGACAATGCCGTTAATTACGACGCGGTGGCATTGTACTCGACCAAGCGTGATGAATTTCAGGCGCGTATTTCTAAGCAAATTGAACAGGAATTTAAAGCCCGTGGGATTTTTCTGGAAAACGTATTGATTCGGAATATCAACCTGCCCGAGTCGGTCAAAAAAACCATTGAGTCAAAAATCAATGCCGAGCAGGAATCGCAGAAAATGCAGTTTGTGCTAAGCAAAGAAAAACAGGAAGCCGAGCGTAAACGTGTGGAAGCGCAGGGAATTGCGGATTATCAGCGCATTATTTCCGAAAGTTTGACCGACCGTCAGTTGCAATACGAACAAATCAAGGCCCAAAAAGAGTTGGCTGCGTCGTCCAACGCCAAGATTATCATCATGGGAGGCAAAGGCAATGTACCCGTGATTTTAGGCGATAAATAA